The Solanum stenotomum isolate F172 unplaced genomic scaffold, ASM1918654v1 scaffold7252, whole genome shotgun sequence DNA window GTCTTTCAACTATGCAGTTGAGTTACTATAACTTAACCGACTGTTTAAAGCCTTGTCTTCTTTATATGGGGATGTTTCAGGAGGATGCAATAATTCCAGTATCTCAATTGATAAGTCCATGGATTGCGGAAGGATTCGTGCAGAACATTGAATCTGGGAGATTGATGGAAGAGGCAGCTGAAGGTTACTTGATGGATCTCATTCACAGTAACGTGGTAATGGTTTCAAATAGAAGGTATAATGGTAACGTCAAATACTGTCAGGTTCATGATGTAGTGCTTcacttttgcttggagaagagTCGAGAAGAAAAGTTTATGTTGGCAGTGAAGGGGAATTATAGCCAGTTTCAACCTTTTGAATGGAAGGAAAGTCGAGTGAGCTTCAGTTTCAGTAAAGAGCTTTCCAAGTTTGCATCTCTAGGATCCAAAACACAGAAGCCTTTCCACCAACACTTGAGGTCACTGATAACGATAAATGACCTAGAGTTAATTGATGAGATTCTCTTCTGTCAGATTCTTAAATTGCGACTTCTTAAGGTCTTGTATTTGATTTCCCATGAAGTGGATTATTTTTCGTCAGCTACATTCAAACCACTAAATCACCTGAAATACCTCGCACTTAGTGCAAATAAGTTCTATTTTCATCCAGAATCACATCTTCCCAATCTTGAAACTTTAATTGTAAATAATTGGGAAAATGAAGTACGGTTACCAGTGTCTTTTTGGGAGATGGAAAAATTAAGGCATGTTAAGATTTTGTATGCTAAATTTGATTTGGAACAGGATAATCAGGGGTTCTTTGAAGGATCCTCCGAATTGGAAAATTTGAGAATATTAAAGTACGTTGGATTTCCAATGGATAAATGTGATAGGGTGGATATGTTATCAAGGAGGTGTCCTAATCTTCAACAACTGAACATCAAATTGGAATATTGGAGCAGTAATAATTCGGCAGATTTATTTTGTCTCACATTGGAGAATCTTACCCAGCTTCAAAATCTTCACCTTTCCGTTGAGAGGCCCGACATTGTATCTGGGTTACAATTGCCTTCAAATTTAAAGAAGTTGGTACTAAGTGGGACTGATATCGAAATCCTGGTTTCCTTTATTGTGGGACTACCAAGTCTGGAGTATCTCCAATTATGTGACACGGATGAATTTGTTCAAATCAGAGATTGGTGCCTTGGAGATATCACGTTCCATAACCTTAAGTGCTTGAAACTGTCGCGCTTAAGTATCTCAAGGTGGGATGCCTCAGAGGAATCCTTTCCCCAACTCAAAACACTTGTTATAGAATGGTGTGACCACCTCAAGGAGATCCCCCTTAGCTTTGCAGATATTCCAACACTGAAGCAGATTAAGTTGATTAGGTGCGAGAACGAATCTCTGAAGGATTCAGCTGTGGAGATTAAGAAAGATGTTGAAGAGAATGAAGGAAACGACCGTATTGACCTCATTATCAAAGTAAGTAGAAACAAACTCCTAAATATGTTCTATTTTTGAGTATCTAATGTTCAAACAATATGTTCAATACAGGATTTGTGAATCAAGTATGTGCCTGTAACCACAACAATGGTATTGTTTCTGTTCTTTTTAAATTGATGCTTGTTTTCCCTTAATTGCTCTTAAACTCACGaggatttgtttgaatttgactACTGCAGCAAGTTCATGACGGCTTGCGTCCACACATTATCCCGCACAATGAAACGTTTGCCTTCTCTGTCAATGGATTCACATACTATTTTTGGCAATTCCTTCACGTCCATGTCTTGA harbors:
- the LOC125852982 gene encoding putative late blight resistance protein homolog R1A-3; translated protein: MEKLRHVKILYAKFDLEQDNQGFFEGSSELENLRILKYVGFPMDKCDRVDMLSRRCPNLQQLNIKLEYWSSNNSADLFCLTLENLTQLQNLHLSVERPDIVSGLQLPSNLKKLVLSGTDIEILVSFIVGLPSLEYLQLCDTDEFVQIRDWCLGDITFHNLKCLKLSRLSISRWDASEESFPQLKTLVIEWCDHLKEIPLSFADIPTLKQIKLIRCENESLKDSAVEIKKDVEENEGNDRIDLIIKDL